CTAGATAATAGCCAGATATTATATCCACTATAGTGAAGTAAGTTTCCGGAGAATTTTTTTCTACTCAAGGCGATAGAAAAGATTTAATAATCCTACCCACCAACCAACCTCAGAAAAGACATATCCGCTAGGGAGATGACCTAAAGGAGCGCTACACTCGTCAAATATAAACCGCTCGTAAGGAATCCAAGAGCGATTTATCCGCCAACCAACGCGATCGCCCCATTTGCATAAAGTTTCATAATTTGCCTCAACCTGTCCGCCAATACTCTCCCAGATTTCTTTTTGCATACTAAAGCCGAATCGCTCCTTGCTATGTTTAATCCAAAGCTGGTCGATGATACTGAGGTCTTTTGAAGGAAAGTTTTTAATATCTTCTATTCTGAGCCAGCCTTCATTTTCGCGATCGCAAATTTTAAGCATCAAAGCCGCCGTTTCACGATCTGCTTCTTGCCACTTTCCTAATGCTAAAAAAGCCTGTAAATTGCGGTAATCTATCCCCCTGGCTGAAGTCCGTCTATTAATTGCCGGAGGCGGAGTTATAGCCGTTGGAATCTGGTTAGAAATTACTGATATTTGAGTGATGCTTGATACTTGGTGTTTAGTACTATAAACAACACTCTGATTAGCACCAAGCATTGCTAGCCAATCTTGCACTGACTGAGGGCGGTTTTCTGCCTTAAACTCCATGCCCTTAATAATAGCTTGATTGACAATATCACTGATATTTACATTGAATTGTTTGGGCGAATCTAACCGAATGCTAGCAGCTCTTGCAGGGGCAGAAGTTGGCAGTTGTCCAGTAAGCAAATAGTACAGCGTTGCTGCTAGCGCATAGACATCGGTAAACTCTCCCGATCTTGCTTGGAATGCATACTGTTCGATGGGTGCAAAACCAGGAGTTAAAGCTTGCGTCCAGCTTTGCGTAACATTAGGGATAAATTGCCGCGCAACGCCAAAATCAATTAAAACTGCTTCCGGTTTGCCAGCACGCACCATAATGTTTTGTGGCTTTACATCGCGATGCAGCAAACCTTTATCGTGAATTAAGGTTAGCGCACCGCCAATCTGCCGAATATACAGCAATGCTTCTGCTTCCGACAGGATACCCCGTCC
The DNA window shown above is from Microcoleus sp. FACHB-831 and carries:
- a CDS encoding GUN4 domain-containing protein, which codes for MEFKAENRPQSVQDWLAMLGANQSVVYSTKHQVSSITQISVISNQIPTAITPPPAINRRTSARGIDYRNLQAFLALGKWQEADRETAALMLKICDRENEGWLRIEDIKNFPSKDLSIIDQLWIKHSKERFGFSMQKEIWESIGGQVEANYETLCKWGDRVGWRINRSWIPYERFIFDECSAPLGHLPSGYVFSEVGWWVGLLNLFYRLE